A genome region from Arachidicoccus soli includes the following:
- the porK gene encoding T9SS ring complex lipoprotein PorK/GldK, with protein MRKYFGFLLTGILLCTNVLHAQKTLRVRKLVDSKHDKLYGLPLSVVDIPAGNIVISGNAADTSSAGYNQQHLVKISSFYISTTEVTNAQYKEFTDWVRDSIAAFDLGGKYIIVKNGDTAINWKYAADINYSDPAIMEKLTDLLLDPSKSLSNHPQIDPHKLIYRMQGFNYQEAAKKENEGRNPKDFLYKQDIEVYPDTLVWMRDFGYANNEHMSIGYYASDKYKNYPVVGVSWLQANAYCDWFTKQRIYREQRRRKMPADGVCRLPTQAEWAYAASLNDDNSDVKANKRNKVGKDKKQEEGLQGNKLFPEMVIRNKEGGYHIYGMAGNVSEWTNTSFYEGGINFVNRFNPDIEWGSTDSKSKFKRRKVVCGGSWKDIPQLTTTSNRFYEDMDNAHSYIGFRVVLNFPD; from the coding sequence ATGAGGAAATACTTTGGGTTCTTATTAACAGGGATACTTTTGTGCACTAATGTACTCCATGCACAAAAAACACTACGTGTAAGAAAGTTAGTTGACAGCAAGCATGATAAATTATATGGCCTTCCTCTATCAGTAGTGGATATACCCGCTGGAAATATTGTCATTAGCGGAAATGCAGCCGATACCTCTTCTGCAGGATATAATCAACAACATCTGGTTAAAATAAGCTCCTTTTATATTAGTACCACTGAGGTTACCAATGCTCAATACAAAGAATTTACGGATTGGGTCCGGGACTCTATTGCAGCATTTGATTTAGGAGGGAAATATATTATTGTCAAAAATGGTGATACGGCTATAAACTGGAAATATGCAGCTGATATCAACTATTCTGATCCTGCAATAATGGAAAAGCTCACTGATTTATTGCTTGACCCATCTAAAAGCCTCAGTAATCATCCGCAAATAGATCCTCATAAATTAATTTATAGAATGCAGGGATTTAATTATCAGGAGGCAGCTAAAAAAGAAAATGAAGGTCGCAATCCTAAGGACTTTTTATATAAACAGGATATTGAAGTGTATCCTGATACTTTGGTTTGGATGAGAGATTTTGGCTATGCAAATAATGAGCATATGTCAATTGGTTATTATGCAAGTGACAAATATAAAAATTATCCGGTTGTTGGAGTGAGTTGGTTACAGGCAAATGCTTATTGTGATTGGTTTACAAAACAACGTATTTATAGGGAGCAAAGAAGGCGAAAGATGCCTGCTGATGGTGTTTGTCGCTTACCTACACAAGCGGAATGGGCTTATGCAGCAAGCTTAAATGACGATAATAGTGATGTAAAAGCAAATAAGAGAAATAAAGTTGGAAAAGATAAAAAACAGGAGGAGGGATTGCAGGGAAATAAACTTTTCCCTGAAATGGTAATCAGGAATAAAGAGGGAGGCTATCATATTTATGGTATGGCCGGAAATGTCTCGGAATGGACAAATACTTCTTTTTATGAAGGTGGTATAAACTTCGTAAATCGCTTTAATCCGGATATAGAATGGGGTAGTACAGACTCTAAGTCGAAGTTTAAGAGAAGAAAGGTCGTATGTGGAGGAAGCTGGAAAGATATACCTCAACTTACTACGACTAGTAACAGATTTTATGAAGACATGGACAATGCACATTCTTACATTGGGTTTAGAGTCGTATTAAACTTCCCTGATTAA
- a CDS encoding GldL-related protein — protein sequence MSVEKVRPIDRILEIFYSFAAVPVLLGALFKITHASPLGIPTNLWLNIGLGTEAIVFLCFGLLYAFAPPKAVDELGVPIGDESMDTVKVKQESSLHAIDTMLKDADITPDSMNRLSEGFKNLELSIARISNASNGMANTEEYMQKLQQATNSLASMNSFYNKLAETSQALVSSAADAKRTQEQIGTLAKNLEKLNQVYGGMLSAMQGNNKA from the coding sequence ATGTCAGTAGAAAAAGTAAGACCAATAGATCGCATCCTGGAGATTTTTTATTCTTTTGCAGCAGTGCCGGTATTGTTAGGTGCACTATTTAAAATTACGCATGCCTCGCCATTAGGTATCCCCACCAATCTTTGGTTGAATATCGGTTTGGGTACAGAGGCAATTGTATTCTTATGTTTCGGCTTATTATATGCATTTGCCCCTCCTAAAGCTGTCGACGAATTAGGTGTTCCTATTGGAGATGAGTCTATGGACACCGTAAAGGTAAAACAGGAATCTTCTTTGCATGCAATTGATACGATGTTGAAAGACGCAGATATTACTCCTGACTCTATGAACAGACTGAGTGAAGGATTCAAAAACCTTGAACTAAGTATTGCACGAATAAGTAATGCTAGCAATGGTATGGCGAATACAGAGGAGTATATGCAGAAGTTGCAGCAAGCAACTAATTCTCTGGCATCTATGAATAGTTTTTATAATAAATTAGCAGAAACATCTCAAGCACTGGTAAGCAGTGCAGCTGATGCAAAACGAACCCAAGAGCAAATAGGCACTTTAGCAAAGAATCTTGAAAAGTTAAATCAAGTTTACGGTGGAATGCTTTCTGCAATGCAAGGAAATAATAAAGCCTAA
- the porM gene encoding type IX secretion system motor protein PorM/GldM has translation MAIPREPRQKMINLMYLVLTALLALNVSSEILNAFRTVNNSLNNATATIDQKNQTLFTSLQEKLKDPKSHDLAVIWAPKAEQAKQYSDEMYDYIANIKLRLKERSGYHPEKGDTTFREDDVDVPTKILDDGKVGDTLYQKLVAYKKNILTIDPAINAQFQNTLPIDLSMPKVEDKSNRTWAAAYFRMTPTIAAITILSKFQNDIKNSEAQVVEFCHNKIGQVQVVYDEFQALASANTQYLLPGQEFTISAGVGAFSKNAKPTITIDGASIPLNANGMAEYKTTAGSPGNYSKKVNISFLKPDGTRASLVKDIQYTVGSPTGITVSADATRVLYIGLDNPISVGGGNGRGAENMHASLSQGSIISEGHGRFVARVSTPGTVKMRVSDGKSETSVDFRVKTVPTPIAMVGGSKGGRMRVNDFKAQAGVRAELEDFIFEGVRFTVTGYTMTFAGAGYPEFMHKVVNGNSFSSVRDLIERAKPGSTITIDEIRASGPGGSRLLAPIAFNLF, from the coding sequence ATGGCAATACCTAGGGAGCCGAGGCAAAAAATGATCAACCTGATGTATTTGGTGTTGACCGCTCTGTTGGCGCTGAATGTATCGTCCGAAATTTTAAATGCTTTCCGAACTGTCAATAATAGCCTTAACAATGCGACGGCCACGATTGATCAAAAAAATCAAACACTTTTTACTTCTTTACAAGAAAAATTGAAAGATCCAAAATCGCATGATTTGGCAGTTATTTGGGCGCCTAAAGCAGAACAGGCAAAACAATATTCAGATGAAATGTATGATTACATTGCCAATATAAAATTACGATTGAAAGAAAGGTCCGGCTACCATCCCGAAAAAGGAGACACAACTTTCAGAGAAGATGATGTGGATGTCCCTACTAAAATTTTGGATGACGGGAAAGTGGGTGATACATTGTATCAGAAACTTGTGGCATATAAAAAAAATATACTTACTATAGACCCTGCTATTAACGCTCAATTTCAAAATACATTGCCTATTGACCTTTCTATGCCAAAGGTTGAGGATAAGAGCAACAGAACCTGGGCTGCTGCATATTTTAGGATGACGCCTACAATTGCCGCAATCACAATATTGAGTAAATTTCAAAACGATATTAAAAATTCAGAAGCGCAAGTGGTGGAGTTTTGTCACAATAAAATTGGCCAAGTGCAAGTTGTATATGATGAGTTTCAAGCTTTGGCCTCTGCCAATACCCAATATTTATTACCTGGTCAGGAATTTACTATTTCTGCAGGTGTAGGTGCCTTTAGTAAAAATGCCAAACCTACAATTACCATTGATGGAGCGTCCATCCCTTTAAATGCAAATGGAATGGCTGAATATAAGACGACAGCAGGAAGCCCAGGAAATTATTCTAAAAAAGTAAATATATCTTTTCTTAAGCCAGATGGCACGAGGGCTTCATTGGTAAAAGATATCCAATATACAGTTGGTTCCCCTACCGGAATCACTGTAAGCGCTGATGCGACAAGGGTTTTATATATTGGGTTAGATAATCCTATTTCTGTAGGCGGAGGGAATGGTCGTGGAGCAGAAAATATGCACGCTTCATTAAGTCAAGGTTCAATAATTTCTGAAGGCCATGGGAGGTTTGTTGCTAGAGTATCTACACCGGGTACTGTGAAGATGCGGGTGTCTGATGGTAAATCTGAAACCTCAGTAGATTTTCGCGTAAAAACTGTACCCACACCAATCGCAATGGTGGGGGGCAGTAAAGGAGGACGCATGCGTGTGAATGATTTTAAAGCGCAGGCAGGTGTTCGAGCTGAGCTGGAAGACTTTATATTTGAAGGAGTGCGGTTTACTGTTACTGGCTATACCATGACTTTTGCAGGAGCGGGTTACCCGGAATTTATGCATAAAGTTGTCAATGGTAATTCATTTTCTTCTGTAAGAGATCTAATTGAACGGGCTAAGCCTGGAAGCACAATTACAATTGATGAGATAAGAGCTTCTGGCCCGGGAGGTTCTCGCTTATTAGCACCTATTGCTTTTAACTTATTTTAA
- the porN gene encoding type IX secretion system ring subunit PorN/GldN: MKRRVPFLKIVFFSLCGCAIMLQASAQSHKKTKSRSSAYDTGSSYDTAPANKNGINKSHVPAADTTELPDNSAYGNTSNNNGQLIKNLPIEVIKDSTGGGMLDDQKKSLRKDNILVDDLADSTATPLPYSPLYASDALYRVRVWRTIDTRDKANLPYFYSTAIDGEGNTHLIDILINAMKNDSVQAFSSIDDRFTTPITFQQAIATFGSGTDTSASYDLNGNIVGYQVRQKAINADSIYKYRIKEEWVFNRRDGKTYVRILGIAPLITYTLSNGDMMDDSEHPAFWLYYPDLRTNLVRSIIANPMDGGGTITWEQIFENRLFDSEIIKSSLDAEHGFTKTPLDANQARIIQSELNNLGSKIGVDSSATN, translated from the coding sequence ATGAAAAGAAGAGTTCCATTTCTTAAGATTGTATTTTTTTCTCTATGTGGATGTGCAATTATGTTACAGGCGTCTGCTCAATCGCATAAAAAAACTAAATCGAGAAGTAGTGCTTATGATACGGGTAGTTCTTATGATACAGCGCCCGCCAATAAAAATGGGATAAATAAAAGTCATGTCCCTGCTGCGGATACTACTGAGTTGCCAGACAATAGTGCATATGGGAACACAAGTAATAACAATGGGCAACTTATCAAAAACTTGCCTATAGAAGTTATTAAAGATTCCACTGGCGGAGGCATGTTAGATGACCAAAAAAAATCTTTAAGAAAAGATAATATTTTAGTGGATGACCTTGCTGATAGCACTGCTACTCCTTTACCTTATTCCCCATTGTATGCTTCAGATGCATTATATCGTGTACGTGTTTGGCGTACAATTGATACCAGGGATAAAGCAAACTTGCCTTATTTTTATAGTACTGCAATTGATGGAGAAGGGAATACACATTTAATTGATATTCTTATAAATGCTATGAAAAATGATAGTGTGCAAGCTTTTAGTTCTATAGATGATAGATTCACTACACCTATTACTTTTCAACAAGCAATTGCCACCTTCGGTAGTGGAACAGATACTTCTGCTTCTTATGATTTAAATGGCAATATTGTGGGCTATCAAGTTAGACAAAAAGCTATTAATGCTGATTCTATTTATAAATATCGTATTAAAGAAGAGTGGGTATTTAATAGAAGAGATGGGAAGACCTACGTAAGAATTTTAGGTATTGCTCCATTAATTACTTATACCTTATCCAATGGCGATATGATGGATGACAGTGAACACCCGGCTTTTTGGTTATATTATCCCGATTTGCGTACTAATTTAGTGCGATCTATAATTGCTAACCCCATGGATGGTGGTGGGACCATTACCTGGGAACAAATATTTGAAAATCGATTATTTGACAGTGAGATAATTAAATCGTCTTTGGATGCAGAACATGGGTTTACAAAAACACCTTTAGATGCCAATCAAGCGAGAATTATTCAATCGGAATTAAACAATTTAGGGAGTAAAATTGGAGTGGATTCATCAGCTACTAATTAA
- a CDS encoding DUF6089 family protein, producing the protein MKNLIRNIAALTLFIILGTSLFAQKESINQKSHIGIAGGIMNYGGFMNKSPLTFKQAKPSVEIMYRYDVSNHFSVRATFMVGALGWDNGNVDTLIDGAHRFGSFHTGIVEGDVLPEYNFLDLNKHNWTPYVYGGAGYYVLVTYKKDGMTYNKHDFEGFNLRGGGGVKYQINSSLQLFAEADTREFSKSIDYYNSKNSRSRYYSLMIGLTYRLEPKHLKELW; encoded by the coding sequence ATGAAAAACTTAATCAGAAATATAGCAGCATTAACTCTTTTTATAATTTTAGGCACTTCTCTTTTTGCACAAAAAGAAAGTATTAATCAGAAAAGTCATATCGGTATTGCCGGTGGCATAATGAATTATGGTGGTTTTATGAATAAAAGCCCTTTAACCTTTAAACAGGCCAAACCTAGTGTGGAAATAATGTATCGTTATGATGTGAGTAATCATTTTAGTGTGCGAGCTACATTTATGGTGGGGGCATTGGGTTGGGACAATGGGAATGTGGATACTTTAATTGATGGTGCACACCGTTTCGGAAGTTTTCATACGGGCATTGTAGAAGGAGATGTTTTGCCGGAATATAATTTCCTCGATTTAAATAAACATAATTGGACTCCTTATGTATACGGAGGGGCTGGATATTATGTGCTGGTTACCTACAAAAAAGATGGAATGACTTATAACAAACATGATTTTGAAGGTTTTAATCTTAGAGGAGGCGGGGGTGTCAAATATCAAATTAATAGTTCTCTTCAATTATTTGCGGAGGCAGATACACGTGAATTCTCTAAAAGTATAGATTATTATAATAGCAAAAATAGCAGAAGCCGTTATTATTCATTGATGATAGGCCTGACATATCGTTTAGAGCCTAAACATTTAAAGGAGCTTTGGTAG
- a CDS encoding ribonuclease H-like YkuK family protein, with translation MHWRKFNGDKLQLPIKDMVEKTILAEVTKGVKLKVCIGTDSQVKGADAEFATVIVFLREHNGGFMYIQNDKISRPFHIKERMLLEVAKSIEVAYELCDLFIKYNIVMEVHADINTSPQFKSNDALKEAMGYILGMGFAFKAKPEAFASSSCADKIVN, from the coding sequence ATGCATTGGAGAAAATTCAACGGAGATAAACTTCAATTACCCATTAAAGATATGGTTGAAAAAACCATTCTTGCTGAAGTTACAAAAGGGGTTAAGCTAAAAGTTTGTATCGGCACGGATAGCCAAGTAAAAGGTGCTGATGCAGAGTTTGCAACCGTCATCGTTTTTCTACGGGAACACAACGGTGGATTTATGTACATCCAAAATGATAAAATAAGCAGGCCTTTTCATATTAAAGAAAGGATGTTGCTTGAAGTTGCTAAAAGTATAGAGGTCGCATATGAATTATGCGACCTTTTTATTAAGTACAACATCGTGATGGAAGTGCATGCCGATATTAACACCAGTCCCCAATTTAAGAGTAATGATGCCTTAAAAGAAGCGATGGGTTATATTCTGGGGATGGGTTTTGCTTTTAAAGCCAAGCCGGAGGCCTTTGCCAGCAGCAGCTGTGCTGATAAAATAGTCAATTAA
- a CDS encoding glucoamylase family protein, which produces MGANPNGWISPWQYSLNQGPVILMIENFKTGLIWKTMRKCPYVVQGLRVAGFNGGWLNTV; this is translated from the coding sequence ATCGGTGCAAATCCAAATGGCTGGATTTCTCCTTGGCAATATTCTCTCAATCAGGGTCCTGTAATCTTAATGATTGAAAATTTTAAAACGGGACTAATTTGGAAAACTATGAGAAAATGTCCATATGTAGTTCAAGGTCTAAGGGTAGCCGGCTTCAATGGTGGTTGGCTAAATACTGTTTGA
- a CDS encoding IS1634 family transposase — MYKIRQIKYAASSTSVQVYRIENRKRVIVRHIGTARTADELNNLIVLANDFIKKISSQLFLFNEDQSNNIINIKKIEFLGVYYSFFYELIHKLIIAIGFDKLHNDFLLDLVVMRMLEPSSKLRSIALLEEYFGIRHRRQRYYESAPKWLNLKSKVEAIAVEFVQSHYAFDYSLVFYDVTTLYFESFEPDDLRKNGFSKDNKSQQPQILIGLMVSKEGFPISYDVFSGNTFEGHTFIPMIEGFIRKNNIETFTVVADAAMISTQNSAALNEKGVSYIVGARLGNISSDLLETIDNKLAREEGKAIRVKTVNGDLVCAFSPARYRKDKYEMEKQIEKAKYLIANPSKNKKLKFTKTSGQAIELNKKLIEKTNKLLGIKGYYTNLPESVASNQIIIERYHELYRIEQAFRISKSDLQARPIFHYKEEPIKLHILICFMALAISKHIELKTGSSIKSFIHECKKITDARLKNKITGREIKMRAASNPTILELTEKLNLLT; from the coding sequence ATGTATAAAATCAGGCAAATCAAGTATGCTGCATCATCGACATCTGTGCAGGTTTACAGGATTGAAAACCGTAAAAGAGTAATCGTAAGACATATTGGTACTGCCCGTACTGCAGATGAGCTAAATAACTTGATAGTATTGGCTAATGATTTTATTAAAAAGATAAGCAGCCAGTTATTCCTTTTTAATGAGGATCAGTCAAACAATATCATAAACATCAAGAAAATAGAGTTTCTGGGAGTCTATTATTCTTTTTTCTATGAGCTGATCCACAAACTCATTATCGCCATCGGCTTTGATAAACTGCATAATGATTTTCTGTTAGACTTAGTGGTTATGAGGATGTTGGAGCCAAGCTCTAAGCTTCGGTCAATTGCTTTATTGGAAGAGTATTTTGGCATAAGACACCGACGACAGAGATATTACGAATCAGCCCCCAAGTGGCTTAATTTAAAATCCAAAGTAGAAGCTATTGCAGTTGAGTTTGTCCAATCCCATTATGCTTTTGACTATAGTTTAGTCTTTTATGATGTTACTACCCTGTACTTTGAAAGCTTTGAACCAGATGATTTGCGCAAAAATGGTTTTTCTAAGGATAACAAGTCCCAACAACCACAGATCCTGATAGGGTTGATGGTTAGTAAGGAGGGGTTTCCTATCTCTTACGATGTATTTTCAGGTAATACGTTTGAAGGCCACACCTTCATTCCGATGATTGAAGGGTTTATCCGTAAAAATAATATAGAAACCTTTACCGTCGTTGCCGATGCTGCTATGATAAGTACGCAAAATAGTGCAGCATTAAATGAAAAAGGGGTCAGCTATATAGTCGGAGCAAGGCTCGGTAATATATCAAGCGACCTACTTGAAACAATTGACAATAAGCTCGCCCGGGAGGAAGGAAAAGCTATTCGAGTTAAAACAGTTAATGGTGACTTGGTTTGCGCTTTTTCACCTGCTCGTTACCGAAAAGATAAATACGAAATGGAAAAGCAAATTGAAAAAGCTAAGTACCTTATTGCAAACCCTTCTAAAAATAAAAAACTTAAGTTTACAAAGACCTCCGGACAAGCCATCGAGCTTAATAAAAAGCTTATCGAAAAAACCAATAAGCTGCTTGGAATAAAAGGGTATTACACAAACCTGCCGGAGTCTGTTGCAAGTAATCAAATAATAATTGAACGCTATCACGAGCTTTATAGAATAGAACAGGCCTTTAGGATATCCAAAAGTGATTTACAGGCCAGACCTATCTTTCATTATAAAGAAGAACCCATTAAGCTTCATATATTAATCTGCTTCATGGCTTTAGCCATATCTAAACACATAGAGTTAAAAACGGGCTCATCCATAAAGAGCTTTATACACGAATGTAAAAAGATCACTGATGCCCGGTTAAAGAATAAAATAACCGGAAGAGAAATTAAAATGAGGGCCGCTTCCAACCCCACAATTTTAGAATTAACAGAAAAACTGAACCTGCTGACCTAA
- a CDS encoding glucoamylase family protein, translating into MKENNKTPYKFTSQDFALINNLQKETFEYFLKEINPKNGLIKDSTMPKSPCSVAGLGMCLSAYIVADKNKYFSRKEAAQKTLKLLRFLYNAPQSSEKDATGYKGFYYHFIDMKTGKRAWSCELSTIDTAILIAGVLTVGNYFSGKNKEEKEICQLAENIYRRVDWQWALNGSDFISHGWKPETGFLPYNWDDKYSEAHLLYIFAMGSPTFPIKNKGYKKWIKTFEWKKLYNIEYFYAGPLFIHQMSQVWLDFKGITDEINKQSGIDYFENSKRATRVQQLYAIDNPAHFFHYNEDSWGFTASNGPGFCKMKVNGIQRTFYDYIARGIPFGPDDGTISPWAAVTSLPFASEIVLKTIKHSIDQLELKEHSKYGFDASFNPTFPEIGANPNGWISPWQYSLNQGPVILMIENFKTGLIWKTMRKCPYVVQGLRVAGFNGGWLNTV; encoded by the coding sequence ATGAAAGAAAATAATAAAACTCCTTACAAATTTACCAGTCAAGATTTCGCACTGATAAATAATCTGCAAAAGGAGACTTTTGAATATTTCTTAAAAGAAATAAATCCCAAAAACGGACTGATAAAAGATAGCACTATGCCCAAGTCCCCTTGCAGTGTAGCGGGTTTGGGAATGTGTTTGAGTGCTTATATAGTTGCTGATAAAAATAAATACTTTTCGCGAAAAGAAGCTGCACAAAAGACTTTAAAGCTATTACGATTTTTATATAATGCTCCTCAAAGTTCAGAAAAAGACGCAACGGGTTACAAGGGTTTTTATTATCACTTTATTGATATGAAAACAGGCAAACGTGCTTGGAGCTGTGAATTATCAACTATTGATACAGCAATCCTCATAGCAGGTGTGCTAACGGTGGGTAATTATTTTTCAGGAAAAAATAAAGAAGAAAAGGAAATTTGCCAATTAGCAGAGAATATCTATAGGCGCGTTGATTGGCAATGGGCACTGAATGGCAGTGATTTTATTTCACATGGTTGGAAACCTGAAACAGGCTTTCTTCCATATAATTGGGACGATAAATATTCTGAAGCACATCTACTCTATATATTTGCCATGGGTTCTCCAACATTTCCTATAAAAAATAAGGGCTACAAAAAGTGGATAAAAACTTTTGAATGGAAAAAACTATATAACATTGAATATTTCTATGCAGGGCCTTTATTCATTCATCAAATGTCTCAGGTATGGCTTGATTTTAAGGGTATTACAGACGAAATAAATAAACAAAGCGGTATAGATTATTTTGAAAACAGTAAAAGAGCTACTAGGGTACAACAATTGTATGCAATAGACAACCCTGCTCATTTTTTTCATTACAACGAGGACTCCTGGGGTTTTACTGCAAGTAATGGCCCGGGCTTTTGCAAAATGAAGGTAAATGGTATACAACGTACCTTTTACGACTATATTGCCCGCGGTATACCATTTGGGCCAGACGATGGCACCATTTCGCCCTGGGCGGCTGTTACTTCACTTCCATTTGCTTCGGAAATCGTTTTGAAAACCATTAAACATTCTATTGACCAATTAGAATTAAAAGAACATAGCAAATATGGTTTCGATGCCAGTTTCAATCCTACATTTCCCGAAATCGGTGCAAATCCAAATGGCTGGATTTCTCCTTGGCAATATTCTCTCAATCAGGGTCCTGTAATCTTAATGATTGAAAATTTTAAAACGGGACTAATTTGGAAAACTATGAGAAAATGTCCATATGTAGTTCAAGGTCTAAGGGTAGCCGGCTTCAATGGTGGTTGGCTAAATACTGTTTGA
- a CDS encoding GH39 family glycosyl hydrolase, with protein MTKSKATTFSCNLKESGEAFPHFWEEIVGSAHASMALRADWQKQLQLCHKELGFKRIRFHGILSDDMYTYVSNNPQDANAQRIFSFFNANQICDFLLSIGMKPFMELSFMPTAISSGNDTVFSYHGNINPPKKYSDWRTVIKTFITHLKDRYGEEEVRKWFFEVWNEPNLQSFWRGTQEEYFKLYQTTASAIKSVSKSFRVGGPATADNQWISAFVKFCRTEKVPLDFISTHHYPTDAFGKPGDDTITQLSESKRSVLREEARKVKKQAKALPVYYTEWCTSSNPFDELHDRPYAAAFIIKTVMEARNLVEGYSYWTFSDIFSENFLCSIPFHGGFGLMNIYGIPKPSYRAFELLHHLGEEFLKVSGKHDTVDVWIIRKEKIINILATNWALPKHKINNETITIQLKNISKISNAYIQKIDSNHSNPRKIWEENGSKDYLNEIEIKDLIVASRLQEESIQFKTNLQAAYYTLSLPAQSSACITIELKDERK; from the coding sequence ATGACAAAAAGTAAAGCAACAACGTTTAGTTGCAATTTGAAAGAATCTGGCGAAGCATTCCCGCATTTCTGGGAAGAAATAGTGGGGAGTGCACATGCCTCAATGGCGTTAAGAGCTGACTGGCAAAAACAATTGCAATTATGTCACAAAGAACTCGGATTCAAGCGTATACGATTTCATGGGATATTGTCCGATGACATGTACACTTATGTATCAAACAATCCACAAGATGCCAATGCACAGCGTATTTTTTCTTTTTTCAACGCAAATCAAATTTGTGATTTCCTATTGTCTATCGGCATGAAGCCTTTTATGGAATTGTCATTCATGCCCACTGCTATTTCATCAGGAAATGATACAGTATTTAGCTATCATGGTAATATCAACCCGCCGAAAAAATATTCAGATTGGCGGACTGTCATCAAAACATTCATCACACATTTAAAAGATAGATATGGGGAAGAAGAAGTTCGTAAATGGTTTTTTGAAGTCTGGAATGAACCAAATCTACAATCCTTTTGGCGAGGAACCCAAGAAGAATATTTTAAACTATATCAAACAACGGCAAGTGCGATAAAGTCAGTCAGCAAATCTTTTCGTGTCGGTGGGCCTGCAACAGCTGATAATCAGTGGATCTCAGCATTCGTAAAATTTTGTAGAACAGAAAAAGTTCCTTTAGATTTTATTTCCACCCATCATTATCCTACTGATGCTTTTGGTAAGCCCGGAGATGACACGATCACTCAACTTTCCGAAAGTAAAAGAAGCGTATTGCGCGAAGAAGCACGCAAAGTGAAAAAGCAAGCAAAGGCTCTTCCGGTCTATTACACGGAATGGTGCACCTCTTCTAATCCATTTGACGAACTGCACGACAGGCCTTATGCTGCGGCCTTTATCATAAAAACAGTTATGGAAGCTAGAAATCTTGTGGAAGGCTATAGCTATTGGACATTCTCTGATATTTTCAGCGAAAATTTTCTTTGCTCAATACCTTTTCATGGTGGATTTGGCCTAATGAATATTTATGGAATTCCCAAACCTTCTTATCGGGCATTTGAACTACTACATCATTTGGGCGAAGAGTTTTTAAAAGTATCAGGGAAGCATGACACCGTTGATGTGTGGATCATTCGAAAAGAAAAGATAATAAATATCCTAGCTACAAATTGGGCTTTACCTAAACACAAAATAAATAATGAAACAATTACCATACAACTAAAAAACATTTCTAAGATTTCAAATGCATATATTCAAAAAATTGATAGTAATCATAGTAATCCCAGAAAGATCTGGGAAGAAAATGGGTCAAAAGATTATCTCAATGAAATAGAAATTAAAGACTTAATAGTTGCATCAAGATTACAAGAAGAAAGTATTCAATTTAAAACTAATTTGCAAGCAGCATACTATACTCTTTCATTGCCTGCTCAAAGCTCAGCTTGCATTACCATAGAATTAAAAGATGAAAGAAAATAA